A genomic stretch from Falco naumanni isolate bFalNau1 chromosome 8, bFalNau1.pat, whole genome shotgun sequence includes:
- the OSGEPL1 gene encoding probable tRNA N6-adenosine threonylcarbamoyltransferase, mitochondrial isoform X5: MEAHALTVRLIHHVEFPFLVLLLSGGHCILAVAQGVSDFLLLGQSIDIAPGDMLDKVARRLSLRKHPECHGMAGGKAIEHLAQTGNQQQHKFRPPLQHYRNCDFSFAGLQSLVNKAIIQKEKEEGIQEGEILSCVKDIAAAVQHAVAVHIIQRTYRAMLFCIKNSILSSNNATLVVSGGVASNQYIRKGLQTLADTNDFAFLCPPPRLCTDNGVMIAWNGIERLRAGLGVLHCTDGIRYEPKAPLGIDISKRVEEDSIKVPKLKKKIGWLAS; the protein is encoded by the exons ATGGAGGCTCACGCACTGACCGTCAGACTGATACACCACGTGGAATTTCCCTTCTTGGTTCTTTTACTCTCTGGAGGCCACTGTATCTTGGCAGTAGCACAAGGAgtttcagatttccttctgcttgGACAGTCCATAGATATAGCCCCGGGTGACATGCTGGATAAG GTAGCACGAAGACTGTCTTTAAGAAAGCACCCAGAGTGCCACGGCATGGCTGGGGGGAAGGCGATAGAGCACTTAGCTCAAACTGGGAACCAGCAACAGCACAAGTTCAGACCTCCCCTGCAACATTACCGTAACTGTGACTTTTCTTTCGCTGGACTTCAGAGCCTTGTCAATAAAGCCattatacaaaaagaaaaagaagaag GTATTCAAGAAGGTGAGATCCTGTCCTGTGTTAAGGATATTGCTGCTGCCGTACAGCATGCAGTGGCGGTTCATATTATCCAGCGGACGTACCGAGCCATGCTGTTCTGCATAAAAAATAGCATATTATCATCAAACAATGCAACTTTG GTTGTATCAGGAGGCGTTGCAAGTAATCAGTACATCCGAAAAGGTCTACAGACTTTGGCAGATACAAAtgattttgctttcctgtgtcCTCCTCCAAGACTGTGCACCGATAACGGTGTGATGATTGCGTG GAATGGCATTGAAAGGTTACGTGCAGGACTTGGTGTTCTCCATTGTACTGATGGCATCCGCTATGAGCCAAA AGCTCCCCTTGGAATTGATATTTCAAAAAGAGTTGAAGAAGATTCCATCAAGGTGccaaaactaaaaaagaagATAGGGTGGCTGGCGTCTTAA
- the OSGEPL1 gene encoding probable tRNA N6-adenosine threonylcarbamoyltransferase, mitochondrial isoform X1, with the protein MNSVAKSLLKSVRDGRAAWLRSSSVLSGKQRFRRLVLGIETSCDDTGAAVVDDAGSVLGEALHCQKEVHVQAGGIIPVVAQQLHRENIERVVTEALGVSGVSVPELAAIATTVKPGLALSLEVGLRYSLNLVNKYQKPFIPIHHMEAHALTVRLIHHVEFPFLVLLLSGGHCILAVAQGVSDFLLLGQSIDIAPGDMLDKVARRLSLRKHPECHGMAGGKAIEHLAQTGNQQQHKFRPPLQHYRNCDFSFAGLQSLVNKAIIQKEKEEGIQEGEILSCVKDIAAAVQHAVAVHIIQRTYRAMLFCIKNSILSSNNATLVVSGGVASNQYIRKGLQTLADTNDFAFLCPPPRLCTDNGVMIAWNGIERLRAGLGVLHCTDGIRYEPKAPLGIDISKRVEEDSIKVPKLKKKIGWLAS; encoded by the exons ATGAACAGCGTTGCCAAAAGCCTTTTGAAATCAGTTCGAGACGGCCGGGCGGCATGGCTGAGAAGCAGCTCTGTTCTCTCTGGAAAACAGCGTTTTCGGAGACTAGTTCTGGGAATAGAGACGAGCTGCGATGACACCGGCGCTGCTGTGGTGGATGATGCCGGCAGCGTGCTGGGAGAAGCGCTGCACTGTCAGAAGGAAGTCCATGTACA AGCAGGTGGAATAATTCCTGTGGTGGCCCAGCAGcttcacagagaaaacattgaGCGAGTAGTAACAGAGGCGCTTGGTGTCAGTGGAGTTTCTGTACCTGAACTCGCAGCTATTGCAACTACAGTAAAGCCGGGACTTGCGCTAAGCCTGGAAGTGGGGCTGCGGTACAGCCTGAACCTGGTGAACAAGTACCAGAAGCCGTTCATACCCATTCATCACATGGAGGCTCACGCACTGACCGTCAGACTGATACACCACGTGGAATTTCCCTTCTTGGTTCTTTTACTCTCTGGAGGCCACTGTATCTTGGCAGTAGCACAAGGAgtttcagatttccttctgcttgGACAGTCCATAGATATAGCCCCGGGTGACATGCTGGATAAG GTAGCACGAAGACTGTCTTTAAGAAAGCACCCAGAGTGCCACGGCATGGCTGGGGGGAAGGCGATAGAGCACTTAGCTCAAACTGGGAACCAGCAACAGCACAAGTTCAGACCTCCCCTGCAACATTACCGTAACTGTGACTTTTCTTTCGCTGGACTTCAGAGCCTTGTCAATAAAGCCattatacaaaaagaaaaagaagaag GTATTCAAGAAGGTGAGATCCTGTCCTGTGTTAAGGATATTGCTGCTGCCGTACAGCATGCAGTGGCGGTTCATATTATCCAGCGGACGTACCGAGCCATGCTGTTCTGCATAAAAAATAGCATATTATCATCAAACAATGCAACTTTG GTTGTATCAGGAGGCGTTGCAAGTAATCAGTACATCCGAAAAGGTCTACAGACTTTGGCAGATACAAAtgattttgctttcctgtgtcCTCCTCCAAGACTGTGCACCGATAACGGTGTGATGATTGCGTG GAATGGCATTGAAAGGTTACGTGCAGGACTTGGTGTTCTCCATTGTACTGATGGCATCCGCTATGAGCCAAA AGCTCCCCTTGGAATTGATATTTCAAAAAGAGTTGAAGAAGATTCCATCAAGGTGccaaaactaaaaaagaagATAGGGTGGCTGGCGTCTTAA
- the OSGEPL1 gene encoding probable tRNA N6-adenosine threonylcarbamoyltransferase, mitochondrial isoform X3 — protein MTPALLWWMMPAACWEKRCTVRRKSMYSGIIPVVAQQLHRENIERVVTEALGVSGVSVPELAAIATTVKPGLALSLEVGLRYSLNLVNKYQKPFIPIHHMEAHALTVRLIHHVEFPFLVLLLSGGHCILAVAQGVSDFLLLGQSIDIAPGDMLDKVARRLSLRKHPECHGMAGGKAIEHLAQTGNQQQHKFRPPLQHYRNCDFSFAGLQSLVNKAIIQKEKEEGIQEGEILSCVKDIAAAVQHAVAVHIIQRTYRAMLFCIKNSILSSNNATLVVSGGVASNQYIRKGLQTLADTNDFAFLCPPPRLCTDNGVMIAWNGIERLRAGLGVLHCTDGIRYEPKAPLGIDISKRVEEDSIKVPKLKKKIGWLAS, from the exons ATGACACCGGCGCTGCTGTGGTGGATGATGCCGGCAGCGTGCTGGGAGAAGCGCTGCACTGTCAGAAGGAAGTCCATGTACA GTGGAATAATTCCTGTGGTGGCCCAGCAGcttcacagagaaaacattgaGCGAGTAGTAACAGAGGCGCTTGGTGTCAGTGGAGTTTCTGTACCTGAACTCGCAGCTATTGCAACTACAGTAAAGCCGGGACTTGCGCTAAGCCTGGAAGTGGGGCTGCGGTACAGCCTGAACCTGGTGAACAAGTACCAGAAGCCGTTCATACCCATTCATCACATGGAGGCTCACGCACTGACCGTCAGACTGATACACCACGTGGAATTTCCCTTCTTGGTTCTTTTACTCTCTGGAGGCCACTGTATCTTGGCAGTAGCACAAGGAgtttcagatttccttctgcttgGACAGTCCATAGATATAGCCCCGGGTGACATGCTGGATAAG GTAGCACGAAGACTGTCTTTAAGAAAGCACCCAGAGTGCCACGGCATGGCTGGGGGGAAGGCGATAGAGCACTTAGCTCAAACTGGGAACCAGCAACAGCACAAGTTCAGACCTCCCCTGCAACATTACCGTAACTGTGACTTTTCTTTCGCTGGACTTCAGAGCCTTGTCAATAAAGCCattatacaaaaagaaaaagaagaag GTATTCAAGAAGGTGAGATCCTGTCCTGTGTTAAGGATATTGCTGCTGCCGTACAGCATGCAGTGGCGGTTCATATTATCCAGCGGACGTACCGAGCCATGCTGTTCTGCATAAAAAATAGCATATTATCATCAAACAATGCAACTTTG GTTGTATCAGGAGGCGTTGCAAGTAATCAGTACATCCGAAAAGGTCTACAGACTTTGGCAGATACAAAtgattttgctttcctgtgtcCTCCTCCAAGACTGTGCACCGATAACGGTGTGATGATTGCGTG GAATGGCATTGAAAGGTTACGTGCAGGACTTGGTGTTCTCCATTGTACTGATGGCATCCGCTATGAGCCAAA AGCTCCCCTTGGAATTGATATTTCAAAAAGAGTTGAAGAAGATTCCATCAAGGTGccaaaactaaaaaagaagATAGGGTGGCTGGCGTCTTAA
- the OSGEPL1 gene encoding probable tRNA N6-adenosine threonylcarbamoyltransferase, mitochondrial isoform X2 produces MTPALLWWMMPAACWEKRCTVRRKSMYTGGIIPVVAQQLHRENIERVVTEALGVSGVSVPELAAIATTVKPGLALSLEVGLRYSLNLVNKYQKPFIPIHHMEAHALTVRLIHHVEFPFLVLLLSGGHCILAVAQGVSDFLLLGQSIDIAPGDMLDKVARRLSLRKHPECHGMAGGKAIEHLAQTGNQQQHKFRPPLQHYRNCDFSFAGLQSLVNKAIIQKEKEEGIQEGEILSCVKDIAAAVQHAVAVHIIQRTYRAMLFCIKNSILSSNNATLVVSGGVASNQYIRKGLQTLADTNDFAFLCPPPRLCTDNGVMIAWNGIERLRAGLGVLHCTDGIRYEPKAPLGIDISKRVEEDSIKVPKLKKKIGWLAS; encoded by the exons ATGACACCGGCGCTGCTGTGGTGGATGATGCCGGCAGCGTGCTGGGAGAAGCGCTGCACTGTCAGAAGGAAGTCCATGTACA CAGGTGGAATAATTCCTGTGGTGGCCCAGCAGcttcacagagaaaacattgaGCGAGTAGTAACAGAGGCGCTTGGTGTCAGTGGAGTTTCTGTACCTGAACTCGCAGCTATTGCAACTACAGTAAAGCCGGGACTTGCGCTAAGCCTGGAAGTGGGGCTGCGGTACAGCCTGAACCTGGTGAACAAGTACCAGAAGCCGTTCATACCCATTCATCACATGGAGGCTCACGCACTGACCGTCAGACTGATACACCACGTGGAATTTCCCTTCTTGGTTCTTTTACTCTCTGGAGGCCACTGTATCTTGGCAGTAGCACAAGGAgtttcagatttccttctgcttgGACAGTCCATAGATATAGCCCCGGGTGACATGCTGGATAAG GTAGCACGAAGACTGTCTTTAAGAAAGCACCCAGAGTGCCACGGCATGGCTGGGGGGAAGGCGATAGAGCACTTAGCTCAAACTGGGAACCAGCAACAGCACAAGTTCAGACCTCCCCTGCAACATTACCGTAACTGTGACTTTTCTTTCGCTGGACTTCAGAGCCTTGTCAATAAAGCCattatacaaaaagaaaaagaagaag GTATTCAAGAAGGTGAGATCCTGTCCTGTGTTAAGGATATTGCTGCTGCCGTACAGCATGCAGTGGCGGTTCATATTATCCAGCGGACGTACCGAGCCATGCTGTTCTGCATAAAAAATAGCATATTATCATCAAACAATGCAACTTTG GTTGTATCAGGAGGCGTTGCAAGTAATCAGTACATCCGAAAAGGTCTACAGACTTTGGCAGATACAAAtgattttgctttcctgtgtcCTCCTCCAAGACTGTGCACCGATAACGGTGTGATGATTGCGTG GAATGGCATTGAAAGGTTACGTGCAGGACTTGGTGTTCTCCATTGTACTGATGGCATCCGCTATGAGCCAAA AGCTCCCCTTGGAATTGATATTTCAAAAAGAGTTGAAGAAGATTCCATCAAGGTGccaaaactaaaaaagaagATAGGGTGGCTGGCGTCTTAA
- the OSGEPL1 gene encoding probable tRNA N6-adenosine threonylcarbamoyltransferase, mitochondrial isoform X4 encodes MNSVAKSLLKSVRDGRAAWLRSSSVLSGKQRFRRLVLGIETSCDDTGAAVVDDAGSVLGEALHCQKEVHVQAGGIIPVVAQQLHRENIERVVTEALGVSGVSVPELAAIATTVKPGLALSLEVGLRYSLNLVNKYQKPFIPIHHMEAHALTVRLIHHVEFPFLVLLLSGGHCILAVAQGVSDFLLLGQSIDIAPGDMLDKVARRLSLRKHPECHGMAGGKAIEHLAQTGNQQQHKFRPPLQHYRNCDFSFAGLQSLVNKAIIQKEKEEGIQEGEILSCVKDIAAAVQHAVAVHIIQRTYRAMLFCIKNSILSSNNATLVVSGGVASNQYIRKGLQTLADTNDFAFLCPPPRLCTDNGVMIAW; translated from the exons ATGAACAGCGTTGCCAAAAGCCTTTTGAAATCAGTTCGAGACGGCCGGGCGGCATGGCTGAGAAGCAGCTCTGTTCTCTCTGGAAAACAGCGTTTTCGGAGACTAGTTCTGGGAATAGAGACGAGCTGCGATGACACCGGCGCTGCTGTGGTGGATGATGCCGGCAGCGTGCTGGGAGAAGCGCTGCACTGTCAGAAGGAAGTCCATGTACA AGCAGGTGGAATAATTCCTGTGGTGGCCCAGCAGcttcacagagaaaacattgaGCGAGTAGTAACAGAGGCGCTTGGTGTCAGTGGAGTTTCTGTACCTGAACTCGCAGCTATTGCAACTACAGTAAAGCCGGGACTTGCGCTAAGCCTGGAAGTGGGGCTGCGGTACAGCCTGAACCTGGTGAACAAGTACCAGAAGCCGTTCATACCCATTCATCACATGGAGGCTCACGCACTGACCGTCAGACTGATACACCACGTGGAATTTCCCTTCTTGGTTCTTTTACTCTCTGGAGGCCACTGTATCTTGGCAGTAGCACAAGGAgtttcagatttccttctgcttgGACAGTCCATAGATATAGCCCCGGGTGACATGCTGGATAAG GTAGCACGAAGACTGTCTTTAAGAAAGCACCCAGAGTGCCACGGCATGGCTGGGGGGAAGGCGATAGAGCACTTAGCTCAAACTGGGAACCAGCAACAGCACAAGTTCAGACCTCCCCTGCAACATTACCGTAACTGTGACTTTTCTTTCGCTGGACTTCAGAGCCTTGTCAATAAAGCCattatacaaaaagaaaaagaagaag GTATTCAAGAAGGTGAGATCCTGTCCTGTGTTAAGGATATTGCTGCTGCCGTACAGCATGCAGTGGCGGTTCATATTATCCAGCGGACGTACCGAGCCATGCTGTTCTGCATAAAAAATAGCATATTATCATCAAACAATGCAACTTTG GTTGTATCAGGAGGCGTTGCAAGTAATCAGTACATCCGAAAAGGTCTACAGACTTTGGCAGATACAAAtgattttgctttcctgtgtcCTCCTCCAAGACTGTGCACCGATAACGGTGTGATGATTGCGTGGTAA